A region from the Hydra vulgaris chromosome 10, alternate assembly HydraT2T_AEP genome encodes:
- the LOC136086627 gene encoding uncharacterized protein LOC136086627, which yields MFKPCLKALNSLNKFKDLFDGKKEIENIQEKLFTLLADKTKNTDLCQESSDEWNSSIYIDPITAPFENANVFGTRTSAVITVDTNNHVVFHEKTKADAEQQIID from the exons ATGTTTAAACCATGTTTAAAGGCCTTGAACAGCTTAAATAAGTTCAAGGATTTGTTTGATGGTAAGAAAGAAATCGAAAACATTCAAGAAAAGTTGTTCACATTATTAGCTGATAAAACTAA AAATACAGATCTTTGTCAGGAGTCTTCTGATGAATGGAATTCTTCAATATACATAGATCCTATAACTGCTCCTTTTGAAAATGCAAACGTTTTTGGAACAAG AACTAGTGCGGTGATTACAGTGGATACCAATAACCATGTTGTGTTCCATGAAAAAACTAAAGCAGATGCTGAACAGCAAATAATTGATTGA